Proteins from a genomic interval of Terriglobia bacterium:
- a CDS encoding choice-of-anchor D domain-containing protein, protein MNIVFSRGRKLILTTFVICLATAALIVSLGVPGLFQGDLRRGDSRQPASVPATVGGHNGAALSVQAAPAPPPTPNSHPSTSLVILPGPPSSAHASSLLMQAAKPPAPNPLPQLSKPRTSTALVPINFQPNRGQAAGDVRYIARAPGYDVQLQDRALTINLFSRPEMPASRSTGPMLPPASAGRETTVGLELLGASEHPQLSAVGELPGKANYLRASDPATWITGVPTYAGVLYGNVYRGIDVVFHGAGNRLEYDFTVAPGADAGQIAWRFDTSAVTLADSGDLVLQAGGTELRFMKPVIYQSDQYGRQYVTGSYHVQASDGGTLVRFDLGAYDHRRALVIDPVLSYSTSTTATYGYLGSMATDSAGNAYVTSASGILQVTKLATDGATMLYQTSIGSGYGANAASAVVDNTGNLYLTGTTGPGFPTTSTAYQPVSGSGAHAYLTVLDPTGSTLVYSTYLQGSSVDSAVALALDNSGAHPLPVITGFTYSTDFPNTSGVTLTGSETAFVAKFDPTLSGVASLLYSTVVPGTYSSFGQGVAADGSGNIYALVQAQTLTTTPGAFTYDGVYVVYGGAYVVKLNAAGATQYIAYLGYGNGADIAADTSGNAYVVGDPNYGDFPATTGAYQTTFPFGFLSVLNPSGSALVYSTFLSGPSGLVTPTSVAVPAGCASACNVYVGGFTTANDFPTTANAIQKTLGGNSDAFIVEVSGDGSSALFSSYLGGIYDENIDAGYYYYYYYYYYQRLPQVSLDGLATPNIFIAGNTNSPNFPLTGPGSTGGYLTKISPANAGIVIPDQYKINFSTQTINIASAPVTLNLRNYGSATVTLSTFTTTPGFTQTNSCGGSIAGGSSCALQLTFTPTYTGQVSGSLTINHDGTNNPTTIALSGFGANQPLVSVTPTSLHFGTQAVNTSSSTQVITVTSIGTLPATISSIYTYSGEPEFAQTNNCPASLLPGASCSVAATFSPLTVGYFSSTLLIQTNSASTSYFYVSLDGTASSGTGVGPAALTLSTTAVNFVDQAVGAASGAQYVYVYNTGTVPVTFGTPSIAGANPGDFSVPYNTCPQSAVVPGSSCTLGFIFTPAATGARSATFTLPNSAGAAVPVSLTGNGIPAVGSLVFSPAAMVFPDSAVGSTSGTQEILVTNQGNTAVTIDRVFDSGNDFRVTSTGCITVLAPHGSSCYIDVTFTPTTTGPITGTVTLLDDAPGSPQTIGLSGNGVTAVETLVVSPSSVGFDDTVVGSSTYTTVYLYNPGTFDITISKLATSLPDFTASGCTTVPAFGYCTVNVTFAPTSAGPRSDTLTITDTAPGSPHSVPLSGNGLTGVNSLEVTPLIVGFPDTVLGVASGAQAITLYNPGNTNITVTSQPTASGDFTVTNYCSIIYAGSYCTEYVVFTPTVAGQRSGTFSIMDSAPNSPHTATLIGNGINPFTEVIATPSSLGFLDQVVGTTSNYSPIYFFNPGNTIVGVSNVAISGDFAIYSNGCSTQIPAQSYCVEYVTFSPTGSGPRTGTLTMTDAAAGSPHGVSLYGNGLAASASLTLTPTAMDFGNVLAGTTSPAQALYLTNTGTQPVNVTSVTASNFFQGSGCVGIISAGTQCGISVTYTGSGTDPQVGNITVLDSSTGIDHTVQLTGTPTSTTPAVSISPNGLTFVQTVVGKTSSALSATFVNHSGATVTVSSVAASPGDFAVNSNNCSSVPNTGSCAVSINFTPTASGVRTATLTFTYGTGSTIAINLSGYAKPATTELVLTASALSFPDQVVGTSSSAQLVYLWNQGTVPVSVSGSISITPADFAVSSTSCNSAIIQASSYCYAYVVFQPASATTITGALTINTLADPASPHVVTLTGNGVSPVKNLAFSATSVQFPDQPVGFTSAVQYLTLYNSGNTNVTVASITPNGDFAVPSNGCSTVYAHSSCYLYLTFTPSQAGLRSGSLDIADDATGNPHSVALSGNGIPATKTLTLTATALAFADQPVNTASNYQYFVVYNTGAAPVTFTPITTVGDFSAASYSGCQTGSVSAGSYCYVYVIFQPTATGARTGSLTINSSAGAYPVSLTGNGVAVVHDARVGATALTFPDQAVGITSAYQTVALYNTGNVTLNVSSVNVTGDFGNPYVYTCNPAAIAPKSNCQIYVTFTPTATGPRSGTLTITDDSAARTHTVTLSGNGQTPTSTVTLIPGNLQFLPQVVGTTSSYQYVAVTSTGNSPVTITGANVTDTITGSGFALYYNGCGTLQNFGNQCYVYVTVAPTISGPVSGALTVTDTATGSPRSIALAGTGVAANSAVQLSQSSLTFGNQAVGSTSPVQYVYLVNQSTNYINITNFAVSGDYQVSGCGTGSYIYSTQSCVFYVYFKPTATGARPGSITITDTGAGSPRTITLNGTGVNPFPIATLSTNNLVFASQNIGSSSAYQYFTLSNTGTAPLTISSIAFAPATADYTLTPAGSCGATLAVNSSCAIYVTFTPSAVSGPGTRSATLVITDNDASGSQSVNITGNALAASPLVALSPTSVAFGNQAVNVPSTPQTVTLTNQGNAALTITSVAASPQFAVAANNCPATVNALANCAITVTFTPAASGAQSGTLTITDSAAGSPHIVGLSGTGVGSPSISVSPASLIFSNQQVGVASAQQSIVISNSGSAMTISSIDITAGDFTKTSNCPLSPSTLPTNGSCSINVTFTPTAVGTRSATITINDNAGAGQQTVPVSGTGIGLPAVTLSPATSPATPLTFASQNVGTSSASQPVTLTNSGGGPLAISSIQPTAGYAQTNNCGNSLDAGASCTINVSFVPTVIGTQAGSISISDSAAGSPHSISTTGVGLGAQPTFSPTSLDFGSVAVGTPTTGPAVTLTNTGNVTMNITGFQINTPPYSQTNNCASTLAPAASCTITVVFNPTAAARQDGALYVYTNGINGGAAVMDLTGVGFGPVAGLSPASLNFGSVTVGTASPAQTVTLSSTGSTALTISNITFSGSGDYSQTNTCPATLATGSNCTISVTFTPGGVGTRNGTLLIYDNTASSPHQVPLSGIGLGPAVTFNPPSLNFGTISLGTTSSSLPLTLTSSGTNALLISAITASSEFAQTNNCPSSLAASVSCTISVTFTPAGAGTRNGSITVTSNAGPQSAALTGVGTGPQVQLSPPSLSFGSLPIGLTSAPQSVAFTNTGNAALTITSIVSSADFAESDNCPATLGAGSFCTLTVTFTPSVVAPENGAITITDSAGGSPHSVTLSGAGTGPQTDLAVTGTVSPASILPGGSFTYTFVVTNGGPSPATGVALNIALPPAANATLNSVATTAGTCTGTGPLACNIGNLAKGSAATVTVTMTATAVASFPATGTASGNETDPLISNNSLTLTSAVLAADLAIVGASAPTTVNGTPAYTMMVTNNGPSPATNVSMTCAYYRYVYLGYSTPYGTCTYSGASLTCSLGTLAVGASTGVTQQVQPPDTGWASINCTASATEGDPNPVNNFAQITPPLDSFNTPSGDNVAVQLADVPSGTLARVTFAKVTQPGTTSLTRTAGATPPSGFRTGAQPATFDLSTSALYNPPLTESFGFPPAQFHKPAQVHLFHMEGGAWVDRTVAMDLSTYTVSALTASLSPFALFEPVNHPPAANAGADRTVSGTSVVGASVVLDGSSSTDPDSDSLTYRWTGPFPEGNGVVTGAKPSVTLPFGASKVTLIVNDGEVDSAPAAVNVTVSDFALALSDSSASLKRGQSTTLNVNITPKGGSFDQLVTLGCANLPASMTCQFSPPAVQPGASGANTVLTLTSTGLAQGRRAPRPLWAMWTGLFGVLGIVVAGAKRGRAWTLLLIVLVLTAIFYTGCGGGASFAPRNNTTPSTTVTITITGSSGGLQHSATANITVN, encoded by the coding sequence GCGCCCTGGTCATCGATCCGGTCCTGAGCTATTCCACGTCCACCACCGCCACTTATGGATACCTCGGTTCCATGGCGACCGACAGCGCCGGCAACGCGTACGTGACTTCCGCCTCCGGCATCCTCCAGGTCACCAAGCTGGCAACCGACGGCGCCACCATGCTGTATCAGACCAGCATCGGCTCTGGCTATGGGGCAAATGCTGCCAGCGCGGTCGTGGACAACACCGGGAACCTGTACCTTACGGGCACAACCGGACCGGGCTTTCCGACCACCTCCACGGCCTATCAGCCCGTTTCCGGCTCCGGAGCGCATGCTTACTTGACGGTGTTGGATCCCACCGGCTCCACCCTGGTTTATTCCACCTACCTGCAAGGCAGTTCGGTTGATTCCGCGGTCGCGCTCGCCCTGGACAACAGTGGCGCGCACCCATTGCCGGTGATTACCGGATTCACCTACTCCACGGACTTTCCCAACACCAGCGGCGTCACCCTGACCGGCAGCGAAACCGCATTCGTCGCCAAGTTCGATCCCACTCTCAGCGGCGTCGCTTCGCTGCTTTACTCCACCGTTGTGCCCGGAACCTATTCGTCTTTCGGGCAGGGCGTAGCGGCGGATGGTAGCGGCAACATTTACGCTCTGGTGCAGGCCCAAACGCTCACCACCACGCCGGGTGCGTTCACCTATGACGGTGTGTACGTCGTCTATGGCGGCGCGTACGTGGTGAAGCTGAATGCGGCCGGCGCCACCCAGTACATTGCGTATCTTGGATACGGCAACGGAGCCGACATTGCTGCCGACACTTCCGGAAACGCCTATGTCGTCGGTGACCCTAATTACGGAGATTTTCCGGCCACCACGGGCGCGTACCAGACCACATTCCCGTTCGGTTTCCTGAGCGTACTCAACCCGTCCGGTTCCGCGCTGGTTTATTCCACTTTCCTAAGCGGCCCCAGCGGGCTTGTGACTCCCACCTCGGTTGCGGTTCCCGCCGGATGCGCCAGCGCATGCAACGTCTATGTCGGCGGCTTCACTACCGCCAACGATTTCCCCACCACCGCAAACGCAATCCAGAAGACGCTCGGCGGCAATTCCGACGCCTTTATCGTCGAGGTCAGCGGCGACGGTTCCAGCGCTCTGTTTTCTTCCTACCTCGGCGGCATCTACGACGAGAACATTGATGCCGGTTATTATTATTACTATTACTACTATTACTATCAGCGCCTGCCCCAGGTCTCCCTGGACGGCCTCGCCACCCCTAACATCTTTATCGCCGGCAATACCAACTCCCCCAATTTTCCGTTGACCGGGCCGGGTTCGACCGGTGGCTACCTCACCAAAATCAGTCCCGCCAATGCCGGCATCGTCATTCCCGACCAGTACAAGATTAATTTCTCCACCCAGACGATCAACATCGCCAGTGCGCCCGTCACGTTGAATCTGCGCAATTACGGGTCGGCCACGGTGACCCTCTCCACGTTCACCACCACTCCCGGTTTTACGCAGACCAACAGTTGTGGCGGCTCCATTGCCGGCGGCAGCAGTTGCGCTCTTCAGTTGACGTTTACGCCCACTTACACCGGCCAGGTTTCCGGCAGTCTCACCATCAACCATGATGGAACCAATAACCCGACCACCATCGCGCTTTCCGGCTTCGGAGCGAACCAGCCGCTGGTCAGCGTCACTCCCACTTCACTGCATTTTGGAACTCAGGCGGTCAACACCAGCAGCTCGACGCAGGTAATCACGGTGACCAGCATCGGAACGCTGCCGGCCACGATCAGCTCCATCTACACCTATTCGGGAGAGCCGGAGTTTGCCCAGACCAACAACTGCCCGGCCTCGCTGCTGCCGGGTGCGAGTTGCAGCGTGGCGGCCACCTTCTCGCCGCTCACCGTCGGGTACTTCAGCAGCACGCTGCTGATTCAGACCAACTCGGCGAGCACCAGTTATTTCTACGTGAGCCTGGATGGCACGGCTTCCAGTGGAACCGGCGTTGGCCCGGCGGCGTTGACGTTAAGCACCACGGCGGTCAACTTTGTCGATCAGGCAGTCGGCGCCGCCAGCGGCGCGCAGTATGTCTACGTCTACAACACCGGCACCGTCCCGGTCACTTTCGGGACGCCGAGCATCGCCGGCGCCAACCCCGGCGACTTCAGCGTGCCGTACAACACCTGTCCCCAATCGGCAGTTGTTCCCGGCTCCTCTTGTACGCTCGGCTTCATCTTCACACCTGCCGCAACCGGCGCTCGTTCCGCCACTTTCACGCTGCCCAACAGCGCCGGCGCCGCGGTGCCGGTTTCCTTGACGGGAAACGGAATCCCGGCAGTCGGGAGCCTTGTGTTTTCGCCCGCCGCCATGGTGTTCCCCGACTCGGCGGTCGGATCCACCTCGGGAACACAGGAGATCCTGGTGACCAACCAGGGCAACACCGCGGTCACCATCGATCGCGTGTTTGACAGCGGTAACGATTTCCGCGTCACCAGCACCGGTTGCATTACCGTTCTGGCGCCGCATGGCTCCTCCTGCTACATCGACGTGACCTTTACTCCCACCACCACGGGTCCAATCACCGGCACGGTCACGCTCCTGGACGATGCTCCGGGCAGTCCGCAAACCATCGGCTTGTCGGGGAACGGTGTCACGGCAGTTGAAACTCTGGTTGTGTCCCCATCCAGCGTCGGATTTGACGACACCGTCGTGGGGTCCTCCACCTACACAACCGTATATCTCTACAATCCGGGCACCTTCGACATCACCATTTCCAAGCTGGCCACCAGTCTCCCAGACTTCACGGCGAGCGGCTGCACCACCGTACCCGCGTTCGGATATTGCACCGTCAACGTCACGTTCGCGCCCACAAGCGCAGGACCGCGGTCCGACACGCTGACGATCACCGACACCGCGCCCGGTAGCCCACATTCCGTTCCCTTGTCGGGCAATGGACTCACGGGCGTGAACAGCCTCGAGGTAACCCCGCTGATCGTGGGATTTCCTGACACGGTGCTGGGAGTCGCTTCCGGGGCACAAGCCATCACGCTCTACAATCCGGGCAACACCAACATCACCGTGACCAGCCAACCCACCGCCAGCGGCGACTTCACGGTGACGAATTACTGCAGCATCATCTATGCGGGAAGCTATTGCACGGAATACGTAGTGTTCACGCCCACCGTGGCGGGGCAGAGAAGCGGCACGTTCAGCATCATGGATTCGGCCCCTAACAGCCCGCACACCGCCACCTTGATCGGCAACGGTATTAACCCCTTCACCGAAGTCATCGCCACTCCGTCCAGCCTCGGGTTCCTGGACCAGGTGGTCGGAACGACGAGCAACTACTCGCCCATCTATTTCTTCAATCCCGGTAACACCATCGTCGGCGTGAGCAATGTTGCGATCAGCGGCGATTTCGCCATCTACAGCAATGGGTGCAGCACACAAATCCCGGCGCAGTCCTACTGCGTTGAATACGTGACGTTCTCGCCGACCGGCTCAGGTCCGCGCACCGGCACACTGACCATGACCGACGCGGCGGCGGGCAGTCCGCACGGCGTGTCTCTCTATGGCAATGGTCTGGCCGCCAGCGCCAGCCTTACGCTCACGCCTACCGCCATGGATTTCGGCAATGTCCTGGCCGGAACCACCTCGCCGGCGCAAGCCCTGTACCTGACCAACACGGGCACGCAGCCCGTCAACGTGACCAGCGTCACGGCGAGCAATTTCTTCCAGGGCTCGGGGTGTGTTGGCATCATCAGCGCAGGCACGCAGTGCGGAATATCGGTGACCTATACGGGCAGCGGAACCGACCCTCAAGTCGGCAACATCACCGTGCTCGATTCCTCCACCGGCATAGACCACACGGTGCAGTTGACCGGCACGCCGACCAGCACGACGCCAGCTGTCTCCATTTCGCCCAACGGCCTCACCTTCGTTCAAACCGTGGTAGGGAAGACTTCCTCGGCGTTGAGCGCCACCTTCGTCAACCACAGCGGAGCGACGGTGACCGTCTCCTCGGTGGCAGCATCGCCGGGGGACTTCGCGGTCAACAGCAATAATTGCAGCTCGGTTCCCAACACGGGCAGTTGCGCGGTCAGCATCAATTTCACACCGACGGCGAGCGGCGTGCGCACCGCGACGCTTACCTTCACCTACGGCACGGGCAGCACCATTGCGATTAATTTGTCCGGATACGCGAAGCCCGCTACCACCGAATTGGTGTTGACGGCTTCCGCCCTTTCCTTCCCAGACCAGGTCGTCGGCACCAGCAGCAGCGCTCAGTTGGTGTATCTCTGGAACCAGGGGACGGTCCCGGTAAGTGTCAGCGGCAGCATCAGCATCACCCCCGCCGATTTCGCGGTCAGCTCCACTTCATGCAATTCGGCCATTATCCAGGCGAGTTCCTACTGCTACGCTTACGTGGTCTTCCAGCCGGCCTCGGCGACCACGATCACCGGCGCATTGACCATCAATACCCTGGCCGATCCCGCCAGCCCGCACGTGGTCACCCTCACCGGCAATGGTGTGAGTCCGGTCAAGAACCTGGCGTTCAGCGCCACCTCGGTGCAATTCCCCGATCAACCTGTCGGCTTCACCAGTGCGGTGCAGTACCTCACGCTCTACAACTCCGGCAACACCAACGTGACCGTCGCGTCCATCACGCCCAACGGCGACTTTGCCGTGCCCTCCAACGGGTGTTCCACCGTATATGCGCACAGCTCCTGCTATCTGTACCTGACCTTTACCCCTTCCCAAGCGGGTCTGCGCTCCGGCTCGCTGGACATTGCCGACGATGCCACCGGCAACCCGCACAGCGTCGCGCTGTCAGGCAACGGCATCCCCGCAACCAAGACGCTCACTCTGACCGCCACCGCGCTTGCCTTTGCCGACCAGCCGGTGAACACAGCGAGCAACTACCAGTACTTTGTGGTTTACAACACCGGCGCGGCGCCGGTCACGTTCACTCCGATCACCACCGTGGGCGACTTTAGCGCTGCTTCCTACAGCGGTTGCCAGACGGGCTCGGTGTCTGCGGGCTCGTACTGTTATGTGTACGTGATCTTCCAGCCGACGGCGACGGGAGCGCGCACGGGCAGCCTGACCATCAATAGTTCTGCTGGAGCCTACCCGGTGTCTCTCACCGGCAACGGTGTTGCGGTTGTCCACGACGCCCGCGTCGGCGCCACCGCGCTCACTTTTCCCGACCAGGCGGTCGGCATCACGAGCGCCTATCAGACCGTAGCGCTCTACAACACCGGCAATGTGACGCTGAATGTCTCCAGCGTTAACGTCACCGGCGATTTCGGCAATCCCTACGTGTACACCTGCAACCCCGCGGCCATTGCCCCGAAATCCAACTGTCAGATCTACGTGACGTTTACTCCTACGGCCACCGGCCCTCGCAGCGGCACGTTGACCATCACCGATGACTCCGCCGCCCGGACGCACACCGTGACGCTGAGCGGCAACGGACAGACCCCCACCTCGACGGTCACCTTGATTCCGGGCAACCTGCAATTCCTGCCCCAGGTGGTCGGCACCACCAGCTCGTATCAATATGTCGCCGTCACCAGCACCGGCAATTCTCCGGTTACCATCACCGGCGCCAACGTCACCGACACCATCACCGGTTCCGGTTTCGCTCTTTATTACAACGGCTGCGGCACGCTGCAAAACTTCGGCAACCAGTGCTACGTCTATGTGACCGTTGCCCCGACGATTTCAGGGCCCGTGTCCGGCGCCCTCACCGTCACCGATACCGCCACCGGCAGCCCGCGTAGCATTGCGCTGGCCGGAACCGGCGTTGCCGCCAACTCGGCAGTGCAGCTCTCGCAATCCAGCCTCACCTTTGGAAACCAGGCGGTGGGAAGCACCAGCCCGGTCCAGTACGTCTACCTGGTAAACCAGAGCACGAATTACATCAACATCACCAACTTCGCCGTCAGCGGCGACTACCAGGTCAGCGGGTGTGGCACGGGGTCCTACATCTACAGCACTCAGAGCTGCGTGTTTTACGTCTACTTCAAGCCCACCGCCACCGGCGCGCGCCCTGGCAGCATCACCATCACCGATACCGGCGCCGGCAGCCCGCGCACCATCACCCTCAACGGTACCGGCGTCAATCCATTTCCGATCGCGACCCTGTCCACCAACAACCTCGTATTCGCCTCGCAGAACATCGGCAGCAGCAGCGCATATCAGTACTTCACTTTGAGCAATACCGGGACAGCGCCGCTGACCATCAGCAGCATTGCTTTTGCTCCTGCGACAGCCGACTACACGTTGACCCCCGCTGGTTCCTGCGGAGCTACTTTGGCCGTGAATAGCTCCTGCGCGATCTACGTCACCTTTACTCCGTCTGCAGTTTCCGGCCCCGGCACGCGCAGCGCGACGCTGGTGATCACCGACAACGATGCCAGCGGCTCGCAATCGGTGAACATTACCGGAAACGCCCTGGCGGCGAGCCCGCTGGTTGCGCTCTCGCCCACCTCGGTCGCTTTCGGAAACCAGGCAGTGAACGTTCCCAGCACGCCGCAAACTGTGACCCTGACCAACCAGGGCAACGCGGCGCTCACCATCACCAGCGTCGCTGCCAGCCCGCAGTTCGCGGTCGCGGCCAATAACTGTCCCGCCACGGTGAACGCCCTTGCCAATTGCGCCATCACCGTCACCTTCACGCCCGCCGCCAGCGGCGCGCAGAGTGGGACGCTCACCATCACCGATAGCGCGGCAGGTAGTCCGCACATCGTCGGTCTTTCCGGCACGGGTGTGGGCTCGCCCTCCATCTCGGTGAGTCCCGCCAGCCTCATCTTCAGCAACCAGCAGGTCGGCGTCGCCAGCGCGCAGCAATCAATTGTCATCTCCAATTCCGGCTCGGCGATGACCATCTCATCCATCGACATCACCGCCGGAGATTTCACCAAGACCAGCAACTGCCCTCTGAGTCCGAGCACGCTGCCGACCAACGGTAGCTGCTCGATCAACGTCACTTTCACCCCCACCGCGGTCGGCACCCGGTCGGCCACCATCACCATCAACGACAACGCCGGCGCCGGCCAGCAAACCGTCCCCGTCAGCGGCACCGGCATCGGTCTGCCCGCGGTCACGCTTTCCCCGGCCACCTCGCCCGCTACTCCCCTCACCTTTGCCAGCCAGAATGTGGGCACGTCCTCGGCATCGCAGCCCGTCACCCTGACCAACAGCGGTGGCGGCCCGCTGGCCATCAGCAGCATCCAGCCCACTGCCGGTTACGCGCAGACCAACAACTGCGGCAACAGCCTCGACGCCGGCGCCAGTTGCACCATTAACGTCTCCTTCGTTCCCACCGTCATCGGCACACAAGCCGGCAGCATCAGCATCTCCGACAGCGCAGCGGGCAGCCCGCATTCCATTTCGACCACCGGCGTCGGCCTCGGCGCGCAACCCACGTTCAGTCCTACCTCGCTTGATTTCGGCTCCGTTGCCGTCGGTACGCCCACCACCGGCCCAGCCGTCACGCTGACCAACACCGGCAACGTGACCATGAACATCACCGGCTTCCAGATCAACACCCCGCCGTACAGCCAGACCAACAACTGCGCATCCACGCTTGCGCCCGCCGCCAGTTGCACCATCACGGTTGTCTTCAACCCGACCGCCGCCGCCAGGCAAGACGGAGCGCTGTATGTCTACACCAATGGAATCAACGGAGGCGCAGCGGTCATGGATCTGACCGGCGTTGGTTTCGGGCCGGTCGCGGGATTGAGTCCGGCATCGCTGAATTTCGGCAGCGTCACCGTCGGTACCGCCAGCCCGGCGCAGACCGTCACCTTGTCCAGCACCGGCAGCACCGCTCTCACCATCAGCAACATCACCTTCAGCGGCAGCGGCGATTACAGCCAGACCAATACCTGTCCCGCTACTTTAGCTACTGGTTCTAACTGCACGATTTCAGTGACCTTTACGCCCGGCGGTGTGGGGACGCGAAATGGCACGCTGCTCATCTACGACAACACCGCCAGCAGCCCGCACCAGGTGCCGCTGAGCGGCATCGGCCTGGGGCCGGCGGTCACCTTCAATCCGCCCAGCCTGAATTTCGGCACCATCAGCCTGGGTACTACCAGTTCTTCGCTGCCCCTGACCTTGACCAGCTCGGGCACCAACGCGTTGCTGATTTCCGCCATCACCGCCAGCTCCGAATTTGCTCAGACCAACAACTGCCCGTCCTCGCTGGCGGCTTCGGTGAGTTGCACCATCAGCGTCACCTTCACTCCCGCCGGAGCGGGAACGCGGAATGGTTCCATCACCGTGACCAGTAACGCCGGTCCCCAAAGCGCCGCGCTGACCGGCGTCGGCACCGGACCCCAGGTGCAACTGTCGCCTCCCTCGTTGTCATTCGGCAGTTTGCCTATCGGTTTGACCAGTGCTCCGCAATCGGTGGCCTTCACCAACACGGGCAATGCCGCGCTCACCATTACCTCCATCGTGTCCAGCGCCGATTTCGCGGAAAGCGATAATTGCCCGGCGACCCTCGGCGCCGGTTCGTTCTGCACCCTTACCGTCACGTTTACGCCTTCGGTGGTCGCGCCCGAGAACGGCGCCATCACCATCACCGACAGCGCCGGCGGAAGCCCGCACAGCGTGACTTTGAGCGGCGCCGGCACCGGTCCGCAAACCGATCTCGCCGTGACCGGCACGGTAAGTCCGGCGTCCATTCTGCCCGGCGGCAGCTTCACCTACACCTTCGTCGTGACTAACGGCGGGCCTTCGCCCGCCACCGGCGTAGCGCTCAACATCGCCCTGCCTCCCGCCGCTAACGCGACGTTGAATTCGGTTGCCACCACCGCCGGCACTTGCACCGGCACGGGCCCGCTTGCCTGCAACATCGGAAACCTGGCCAAGGGAAGCGCCGCGACCGTCACCGTCACCATGACCGCCACTGCCGTCGCCAGCTTCCCGGCGACGGGCACGGCGTCGGGCAACGAGACCGATCCACTGATCTCGAACAACAGCTTGACCCTGACCTCGGCTGTGCTGGCCGCCGATCTCGCCATCGTCGGCGCCAGCGCGCCCACCACCGTCAACGGCACGCCGGCTTACACCATGATGGTGACCAACAACGGGCCTTCGCCGGCCACCAACGTCTCCATGACCTGCGCCTACTACCGTTACGTGTACCTCGGCTACAGCACTCCGTATGGCACTTGCACTTATTCCGGCGCATCCCTGACGTGTTCGCTGGGCACATTGGCGGTGGGCGCCAGCACCGGCGTCACGCAGCAGGTGCAGCCGCCGGACACCGGCTGGGCGAGTATTAATTGCACCGCGTCCGCCACCGAGGGCGACCCCAACCCGGTCAACAATTTCGCCCAGATCACGCCTCCGCTGGACTCTTTCAACACTCCGAGCGGCGACAACGTTGCCGTGCAACTCGCCGACGTCCCCTCCGGCACCCTGGCCCGCGTGACCTTTGCCAAAGTTACTCAGCCCGGCACCACGTCGCTCACGCGCACTGCCGGCGCCACCCCGCCCTCGGGCTTCCGTACCGGCGCGCAGCCCGCCACCTTCGACCTGAGCACTTCGGCGCTCTACAATCCGCCGCTCACCGAGTCGTTTGGATTCCCGCCGGCTCAGTTCCACAAGCCGGCGCAGGTCCACTTGTTCCACATGGAAGGTGGCGCCTGGGTGGACCGCACTGTGGCCATGGATCTTTCCACCTACACCGTGTCGGCGCTGACCGCATCGCTCTCGCCGTTCGCCCTGTTCGAGCCGGTGAACCATCCGCCGGCGGCCAACGCGGGCGCCGATCGCACCGTATCGGGCACCAGCGTGGTGGGCGCTTCGGTCGTACTGGATGGCTCATCCTCCACCGATCCCGACAGTGACTCGCTCACCTATCGCTGGACCGGGCCGTTCCCCGAAGGCAACGGCGTCGTGACGGGAGCGAAGCCGTCCGTCACCCTGCCCTTCGGCGCCTCCAAAGTCACGCTCATCGTCAACGACGGGGAAGTGGACTCCGCGCCGGCCGCCGTCAACGTCACCGTCTCCGACTTCGCCCTTGCCTTGAGCGACTCCTCTGCCAGCCTCAAGCGCGGACAGTCCACCACGCTCAACGTGAACATCACGCCCAAGGGCGGCAGCTTCGACCAGTTGGTCACGCTGGGCTGCGCCAATCTGCCTGCTTCCATGACCTGCCAGTTCTCCCCGCCGGCGGTCCAACCCGGCGCTTCCGGCGCGAATACCGTCCTCACCCTGACCTCCACCGGTCTGGCGCAAGGTCGGCGCGCGCCGCGTCCCCTGTGGGCGATGTGGACCGGGTTATTCGGCGTGCTGGGCATCGTGGTTGCCGGCGCCAAACGCGGACGCGCCTGGACTCTGTTGCTGATCGTGCTGGTGCTGACTGCGATCTTCTACACCGGATGCGGCGGCGGCGCCTCCTTCGCTCCCCGGAACAACACCACTCCGAGCACCACCGTGACCATCACCATCACCGGCAGCTCGGGCGGTCTCCAGCACTCCGCCACCGCGAACATCACCGTGAACTGA